Proteins from a genomic interval of Nostoc sp. TCL240-02:
- the tyrS gene encoding tyrosine--tRNA ligase has product MTQDFAWLRRGVVEVFPQPVDVNSESLEKRLATTNKPLRIKLGIDPTGTDIHLGHSIPVRKLRGFQDAGHIAVLIIGDFTARIGDPTGKSEVRRQLTEADVAQNAQTYLDQVRPILDFDTPGRLEVRYNSEWLSKLNLEKILELLSTMTVGQMLAKEGFADRYKKENPIFIHEFLYPLMQGFDSVAVEADVELGGTDQKFNIAVGRDLQRHFGQKPQFGMLLPILIGTDGVQKMSKSLGNYIGLSEHPGQKYQKLQGVPDNLLEQYFELLTDLPLDNLPENPRDRQTLLAYEVVKQYHGETAAKEAREAAQSGGKEGAVPEFSLAEVSHPAKLAYILNVTGLCKSTGEGKRKIQEGGVRLDGDRITDVDTTFADSAELQGKVLQVGKNKFVRLVP; this is encoded by the coding sequence ATGACGCAAGATTTTGCTTGGCTGCGTCGTGGTGTTGTAGAAGTTTTTCCACAACCAGTTGATGTTAACAGTGAAAGTCTAGAAAAACGTTTGGCAACTACAAACAAACCTTTGAGGATCAAGTTGGGGATTGACCCTACTGGTACTGATATTCATTTAGGTCATAGCATACCAGTACGAAAACTGCGAGGGTTTCAAGATGCTGGCCATATAGCAGTTCTAATTATTGGCGATTTTACAGCACGCATTGGCGATCCAACTGGTAAATCTGAGGTGCGCCGCCAGCTTACAGAAGCAGATGTCGCCCAAAATGCCCAGACTTATCTTGACCAAGTACGCCCTATCTTGGATTTTGACACACCCGGAAGGTTAGAGGTGCGTTATAACTCCGAATGGCTTTCTAAGCTCAACTTAGAGAAAATTTTAGAGTTACTCTCGACGATGACGGTGGGGCAGATGTTAGCTAAAGAAGGATTTGCCGATCGCTATAAAAAAGAGAATCCGATTTTTATCCATGAGTTCCTATACCCGTTAATGCAAGGTTTCGATTCCGTTGCTGTTGAGGCAGATGTGGAATTGGGAGGGACTGATCAGAAATTTAACATCGCTGTGGGCAGAGATTTACAGCGCCATTTTGGTCAAAAGCCCCAGTTTGGGATGCTGCTGCCAATTTTGATTGGCACAGATGGGGTGCAAAAAATGTCCAAGTCTTTAGGTAATTATATTGGGTTGTCAGAACATCCGGGGCAAAAATATCAAAAATTACAAGGGGTTCCAGATAATCTACTGGAGCAGTATTTTGAACTGCTGACAGATTTACCTTTGGATAATCTGCCAGAAAATCCCCGCGATCGCCAAACACTTTTAGCTTATGAAGTTGTCAAGCAGTACCACGGCGAAACAGCCGCTAAAGAAGCAAGAGAAGCAGCGCAAAGTGGCGGCAAGGAAGGTGCAGTTCCCGAATTTTCTCTAGCTGAAGTATCACATCCCGCTAAATTAGCGTATATTCTCAATGTCACTGGCTTATGCAAAAGTACAGGGGAAGGTAAGCGGAAAATTCAAGAAGGTGGGGTGCGCTTAGATGGCGATCGCATTACCGATGTTGATACAACTTTTGCCGATTCTGCTGAATTACAAGGTAAGGTTTTACAAGTTGGGAAAAATAAGTTTGTGCGTTTAGTACCTTAA
- the pyrF gene encoding orotidine-5'-phosphate decarboxylase, which translates to MGNGEQAQKRVIVPLDVPDEESAIALIDRLPQVGFWKVGLELFTSTGPKILEVLKSKEKRIFLDLKFHDIPNTVAGACRSAARYGVDLLTIHSTSGKEALKAATEAAQEGAAQAGVKPPKLIAISLLTSISARQLAFDLKIPLELPEYALEMALLAQDAGLDGAVCSPQEAAQLRETCGDDFLLVCPGVRPSWAEKGDQKRSLTPAQAMIAGADYLVIGRPITAATEPELAWKRIAEELTTVT; encoded by the coding sequence ATGGGGAATGGGGAACAGGCACAAAAACGAGTTATAGTGCCTTTGGATGTGCCGGATGAAGAAAGTGCGATCGCTCTTATAGATCGACTTCCCCAAGTTGGTTTTTGGAAAGTCGGTTTAGAGTTGTTTACCAGCACTGGCCCAAAAATTCTGGAAGTGCTGAAGTCTAAGGAAAAGCGCATCTTCCTAGATTTAAAGTTTCACGATATCCCTAACACTGTGGCTGGTGCTTGTCGTAGTGCGGCTCGTTACGGGGTAGATTTGTTGACAATTCATTCTACATCTGGTAAAGAAGCCTTGAAAGCTGCAACAGAAGCGGCACAAGAAGGGGCAGCCCAAGCGGGTGTAAAACCGCCTAAGTTAATTGCTATTAGCTTGTTAACGAGCATTTCTGCTAGACAACTGGCGTTTGATTTAAAGATTCCTCTAGAATTACCAGAATACGCCCTAGAAATGGCATTGCTGGCTCAAGATGCAGGATTGGATGGGGCAGTTTGTTCGCCCCAAGAGGCGGCACAGTTGCGAGAAACTTGTGGAGATGACTTTTTGCTAGTTTGTCCCGGCGTTAGACCAAGTTGGGCAGAAAAAGGCGATCAAAAGCGATCGCTTACTCCAGCACAAGCAATGATTGCTGGTGCAGATTATCTCGTAATTGGCCGTCCCATCACTGCTGCTACCGAACCAGAGTTAGCCTGGAAGAGGATTGCTGAGGAGTTAACCACAGTGACATGA
- the remA gene encoding extracellular matrix/biofilm regulator RemA → MEIQLINIGFGNIVSANRVVAIVSPESAPIKRIITDARDRGQLIDATYGRRTRAVIITDSSHVILSAIQPETVANRFVISRDHQTVDN, encoded by the coding sequence ATGGAGATTCAATTAATCAACATCGGCTTTGGTAACATTGTGTCTGCTAACCGAGTAGTTGCAATTGTCAGTCCAGAGTCTGCCCCAATTAAGCGGATTATTACCGATGCGCGGGACAGAGGTCAACTGATTGATGCAACTTACGGTCGTCGGACTAGGGCTGTAATTATCACCGATTCCAGCCACGTAATTCTGTCAGCAATTCAGCCGGAAACGGTAGCGAATCGCTTTGTAATTTCCCGCGATCATCAAACTGTAGATAATTAA
- the gmk gene encoding guanylate kinase: MPVLPIKSSATTEECLHLGKLIVLTGPSGVGKGTLMRSLLQRHPELYFSVSATTRSARPGEIDGKNYYFVSLSKFEQLVAEGEFLEWAEFAGNYYGTPREAVLNQIQSGKLVVLEIELEGARQIRASFPSALSIFILPPSFDELEKRIRSRAQDSEEAIARRLLRAQEEIQAAEEFDIQIVNDDFETALHDIETVLINLERRD; the protein is encoded by the coding sequence ATGCCAGTTTTACCCATCAAGAGTAGTGCTACCACCGAAGAATGCTTACATTTAGGCAAGTTGATTGTTTTGACTGGCCCTAGTGGGGTTGGTAAAGGCACTTTAATGCGATCGCTCCTACAACGTCATCCAGAACTTTATTTTTCCGTATCCGCAACGACTCGATCTGCCCGTCCAGGAGAAATTGATGGCAAAAATTATTACTTTGTCAGCCTTAGCAAATTTGAACAATTAGTGGCTGAAGGTGAGTTTTTAGAATGGGCAGAATTTGCTGGTAACTATTACGGCACTCCCCGTGAAGCTGTACTTAACCAAATTCAATCTGGCAAGTTGGTAGTGCTAGAAATCGAGTTAGAAGGCGCAAGACAAATTCGTGCTTCCTTCCCCAGTGCCCTCAGCATTTTTATCTTACCGCCTTCTTTTGATGAATTGGAGAAACGGATACGCTCTCGCGCCCAAGACTCTGAAGAAGCGATCGCTCGTCGTTTACTCCGCGCCCAAGAAGAAATTCAAGCCGCAGAAGAATTTGATATTCAAATCGTTAATGACGATTTTGAAACTGCTTTACATGACATTGAAACGGTTTTGATAAATTTGGAGAGACGCGATTAA
- a CDS encoding photosystem I reaction center protein subunit XI, giving the protein MAQAVDASKNLPSDPRNREVVFPAFRDPQLGNLETPVNASPLSKWFINNLPAYRPGLSPARRGLEVGMAHGYLLFGPFAKLGPLRDTANANLAGLLGAIGLVVLLTACLSLYANSNPPKALPSVTVPNPPVDAFNSKESWNNFASSFLIGGIGGAVVAYFLTINLGIIQGLFG; this is encoded by the coding sequence ATGGCACAAGCTGTAGACGCATCAAAGAATCTCCCCAGCGATCCCAGAAATCGGGAAGTTGTTTTCCCTGCATTCCGCGATCCGCAACTGGGCAACCTAGAAACCCCGGTTAATGCTTCTCCCTTGAGCAAGTGGTTCATTAATAACTTACCTGCCTATCGCCCAGGTCTGTCTCCTGCTAGACGCGGTTTAGAAGTTGGCATGGCTCATGGTTACTTGCTATTTGGCCCCTTCGCCAAATTGGGCCCACTGCGGGATACAGCTAACGCTAATTTGGCTGGGTTACTGGGAGCCATCGGCTTAGTGGTTTTGCTCACCGCTTGTCTATCCCTGTATGCTAATAGCAATCCACCCAAAGCACTTCCTAGCGTTACCGTGCCTAATCCCCCGGTAGATGCTTTTAACTCTAAAGAAAGCTGGAACAACTTTGCCAGTTCTTTCTTAATTGGTGGTATTGGTGGTGCAGTAGTTGCTTACTTTTTGACTATTAACCTGGGAATAATTCAAGGTTTATTTGGTTAA
- the psaJ gene encoding photosystem I reaction center subunit IX — translation MADKGDQSSYFIKFISTAPVAATIWLTITAGILIEFNRFFPDLLFHPLP, via the coding sequence ATGGCAGACAAAGGCGATCAATCATCATATTTTATTAAGTTTATTTCCACAGCACCTGTGGCAGCTACCATCTGGCTGACAATCACAGCAGGTATCTTGATTGAATTCAACCGCTTTTTCCCAGACTTACTTTTCCACCCACTGCCATAA
- a CDS encoding Photosystem I reaction center subunit III, with product MRRLFALMLAICLWFNFASPAQALGANLTPCKDNPAFQELAANARNTTADPQSGKKRFERYSQALCGPEGYPHLIVDGRLDRAGDFLIPSILFLYIAGWIGWVGRAYLQAIKKESDTELKEIQIDLGLALPIIATGFAWPAAAVQELLSGKLAAKDSEIPVSPR from the coding sequence ATGCGACGATTGTTTGCTTTGATGTTAGCGATTTGTCTTTGGTTCAATTTTGCCTCCCCAGCACAAGCTTTAGGGGCTAATTTGACACCGTGCAAGGACAATCCCGCTTTTCAAGAGCTAGCAGCTAATGCCCGCAATACTACCGCCGATCCCCAATCTGGGAAAAAGCGGTTTGAGCGTTATTCTCAGGCGCTGTGCGGCCCTGAAGGCTACCCTCACTTAATTGTTGATGGTCGTCTAGATCGGGCTGGTGACTTTTTGATTCCCAGCATTCTGTTTTTATATATTGCTGGTTGGATTGGTTGGGTAGGTCGTGCCTACTTGCAAGCAATCAAAAAGGAATCTGACACTGAACTCAAAGAAATCCAAATCGATCTTGGTTTGGCACTACCTATAATCGCCACCGGTTTTGCTTGGCCAGCAGCAGCAGTCCAAGAATTACTCTCTGGTAAATTAGCAGCCAAGGATTCAGAAATCCCTGTTTCCCCACGCTAA
- the tsaD gene encoding tRNA (adenosine(37)-N6)-threonylcarbamoyltransferase complex transferase subunit TsaD, with the protein MTTVLAIETSCDETAVAIVNNRKVCSSIVASQIPVHQQYGGVVPEVASRQHLETINVAIAQALEQAQLGWGQIDAIAATCAPGLVGALLVGLTAAKTLAMVHKKPFLGVHHLEGHIYATYLSESSLNPPFLSLLVSGGHTSLIFVKNCGNYETLGQTRDDAAGEAFDKVARLLKLGYPGGPVIDKLAQQGNPQAFALPEGKVSLPGGGFHRYDASFSGLKTAVLRLVQQLEKDGGQVPVADVAASFQETVVRSLTKRAIACALDYGLDTIAIGGGVAANSGLRKNLQAAAVKHNLRVLFPPLKFCTDNAAMIGCAAADHLSHGHTSPLTLGVESRLALTQVMKLYHPIE; encoded by the coding sequence ATGACAACCGTTTTAGCAATAGAAACTAGCTGTGATGAAACTGCCGTCGCAATTGTTAACAATCGTAAAGTTTGTAGCAGTATTGTCGCCTCGCAGATTCCAGTCCATCAGCAGTATGGTGGGGTAGTGCCGGAAGTCGCATCTCGCCAGCATTTGGAAACGATAAATGTTGCGATCGCACAAGCTTTAGAGCAAGCCCAGCTAGGCTGGGGACAAATTGACGCAATTGCCGCCACTTGTGCGCCTGGACTCGTAGGAGCGCTCTTGGTGGGGTTAACTGCTGCCAAAACCCTAGCAATGGTACACAAAAAGCCATTTTTGGGAGTTCATCACCTCGAAGGTCACATTTATGCAACTTACTTGAGCGAATCAAGTCTAAATCCCCCTTTCTTGAGTTTATTAGTTTCTGGCGGACATACAAGCTTGATTTTCGTCAAAAATTGTGGTAATTACGAAACACTGGGGCAAACCCGTGATGATGCTGCGGGTGAAGCCTTTGATAAAGTGGCGCGATTATTAAAGCTAGGTTATCCCGGTGGGCCAGTAATTGACAAGTTGGCACAACAAGGAAATCCCCAAGCCTTTGCTCTCCCAGAAGGAAAAGTTTCTTTACCTGGCGGTGGGTTTCATCGTTATGATGCGAGTTTTAGTGGGTTAAAAACGGCTGTATTGCGTTTAGTGCAGCAACTAGAAAAAGATGGTGGACAAGTGCCAGTGGCAGATGTAGCAGCTAGCTTTCAGGAAACCGTAGTGCGATCGCTAACCAAAAGAGCGATCGCCTGTGCCCTAGACTATGGTCTAGATACAATTGCCATTGGTGGCGGTGTAGCAGCTAATAGTGGGTTGAGAAAAAACCTCCAAGCTGCCGCCGTTAAACATAACCTCCGCGTCCTATTCCCGCCTCTGAAATTTTGTACCGATAATGCCGCTATGATCGGCTGTGCCGCCGCCGATCATCTATCTCATGGTCATACGTCGCCCCTCACACTAGGCGTTGAGTCTAGGTTAGCGCTGACCCAAGTGATGAAGTTATATCACCCTATTGAGTAG
- a CDS encoding alpha/beta fold hydrolase produces the protein MATIEILGVPHAYELTAPTSCPHALVFIHGWLNSREYWQPVISRLSDDLQCLSYDLRGFGESQSQVQTDFSRAQASLSLMPISNSGLGSPIDSLYTPVAYAQDLAILLKQLNITSAWLIGHSLGGTIALWGADQIPECVKGVICINAGGGIYLKEAFEQFRSAGQKFLQVRPRWLSQVPLIDLLFTRASVVRPLDRHWARQRLIDFVVADPEAALGTLLDSTTEEEINRLPELVSQLKQPVYFLAGAEDKVMEPKYVRHLASFHRLFQYCGDNVLEIPNCGHLAMLEQPDEVADRIRSIVISD, from the coding sequence ATGGCAACTATCGAAATCTTGGGCGTTCCACACGCATACGAGCTAACGGCTCCCACTTCCTGCCCCCACGCTTTAGTATTTATTCACGGTTGGCTCAATAGCCGTGAATATTGGCAACCTGTGATTTCCCGCCTATCAGATGATTTGCAGTGCCTTTCCTATGATTTGCGGGGTTTTGGTGAATCCCAGTCCCAGGTACAAACCGATTTTAGTCGGGCACAAGCGTCTCTGAGTCTGATGCCCATCTCGAATAGTGGGCTTGGCTCACCAATCGATTCTCTTTATACTCCTGTTGCTTATGCTCAGGATTTAGCCATTCTCCTAAAACAGTTGAATATTACTAGTGCTTGGCTAATTGGTCACTCCTTGGGAGGTACGATCGCTCTTTGGGGAGCAGATCAAATACCTGAGTGTGTTAAGGGAGTTATCTGTATTAATGCTGGCGGTGGTATTTACCTCAAAGAAGCCTTTGAGCAGTTTCGCTCGGCGGGTCAGAAATTTTTGCAAGTCCGCCCGCGTTGGCTCTCCCAAGTGCCTTTGATTGATTTGCTGTTTACGAGAGCCAGTGTAGTGCGTCCTTTAGACCGCCATTGGGCACGTCAGAGGCTGATTGATTTCGTTGTGGCTGACCCAGAGGCAGCGTTAGGAACTCTGTTAGATTCCACAACGGAGGAAGAAATCAATCGTTTACCTGAGCTAGTATCCCAACTGAAGCAGCCAGTTTATTTTTTGGCTGGTGCTGAGGATAAGGTTATGGAACCCAAGTATGTACGCCATTTAGCTAGCTTTCACAGACTGTTCCAATACTGTGGTGACAATGTTCTGGAAATTCCTAATTGTGGACATCTGGCTATGTTGGAACAGCCGGATGAAGTGGCCGATCGCATTCGGTCGATAGTCATTAGTGATTAG
- a CDS encoding GNAT family N-acetyltransferase yields MGFWKTWFSTPESVATTRTNPFEERVDAAGNSNPSSISEASSKETRIVFSTERDIDLYELEELCDAVGWSRRPLRKVKKAIEHSFLVASMWQVRGNQKRLIGFARATSDHAFNATIWDVVVHPDFQSQGLGKALMKYVLKKLRSEEISNVTLFADPHVVDFYRTMGFMADPEGIKGMFWYPH; encoded by the coding sequence ATGGGTTTTTGGAAAACTTGGTTTAGTACTCCTGAATCTGTAGCGACAACTAGGACAAACCCCTTTGAAGAACGTGTGGATGCTGCGGGCAACTCCAACCCCAGCAGCATTAGCGAAGCTTCTTCAAAGGAAACTCGCATCGTCTTCAGTACGGAGCGAGATATTGACCTGTATGAGCTAGAAGAACTCTGTGATGCAGTTGGTTGGTCGCGTCGTCCTCTAAGAAAAGTGAAAAAAGCTATTGAGCATAGTTTTCTTGTCGCCTCAATGTGGCAGGTGAGAGGAAACCAAAAGCGGCTCATTGGTTTTGCCCGCGCTACCTCAGATCACGCGTTTAATGCCACTATTTGGGATGTGGTGGTTCACCCAGACTTTCAAAGTCAAGGACTGGGTAAAGCACTGATGAAATACGTTCTCAAAAAACTGAGAAGTGAAGAAATTAGTAATGTCACTCTCTTTGCAGATCCCCATGTTGTAGATTTCTACCGGACTATGGGGTTTATGGCTGATCCAGAAGGCATTAAAGGCATGTTCTGGTATCCTCACTAG
- a CDS encoding Tic22 family protein has product MKSFIRLGATLGIAGSVFLAGLSGIGNLPGIGNLEAVALPQDQIVKKLQEVPVFTLTNPKGEFVVLSRKNNASKPISQVGFFISKQDAQKFLDNRLKKENPQLASTLQVRPLSLADYYKIVQESKKKSDSVIYTLVPTQAQVASATSMLNQNGKKGEQFNGIPLFVPKFKKDNSYLTIPLAKGNERYIPFFFEKEQAVALLDQFKKAVPKEAENTEIQVVDLYGVMEALNSSTDPSINKIVLYPSRESINFIRSLAPNQSPAAAPAPKK; this is encoded by the coding sequence ATGAAATCATTTATCCGCTTGGGCGCAACATTAGGTATAGCTGGCAGTGTATTTTTAGCGGGACTTTCAGGAATAGGCAATTTACCGGGAATAGGCAATCTAGAGGCGGTAGCGTTGCCACAAGATCAGATAGTGAAAAAGCTCCAAGAAGTACCTGTATTCACCCTTACTAACCCTAAAGGTGAATTCGTAGTTCTTTCGAGGAAAAACAACGCGTCCAAGCCGATCTCACAAGTAGGATTTTTTATTAGCAAGCAAGATGCTCAAAAATTCCTTGATAATCGGCTCAAAAAAGAAAATCCCCAATTGGCAAGCACTTTACAGGTGAGACCTTTATCCCTGGCAGACTACTATAAAATAGTCCAAGAAAGCAAAAAGAAATCAGACTCTGTAATTTATACTTTAGTCCCGACGCAAGCACAGGTAGCTTCAGCAACAAGTATGCTGAATCAAAATGGTAAAAAAGGGGAGCAATTCAATGGGATTCCTTTATTTGTACCCAAATTTAAGAAAGATAATAGCTATTTGACCATTCCCTTAGCAAAAGGCAACGAGCGGTACATCCCATTCTTTTTTGAAAAAGAGCAAGCAGTGGCTCTGTTAGACCAATTCAAAAAAGCCGTGCCCAAGGAAGCAGAGAACACTGAAATTCAGGTAGTGGATTTGTACGGTGTTATGGAGGCTCTCAATAGCAGCACCGACCCTAGTATCAATAAAATTGTTTTGTATCCATCACGGGAGTCCATCAATTTTATTCGCTCACTTGCGCCGAATCAATCCCCAGCTGCTGCACCTGCTCCGAAAAAATAA
- the prmC gene encoding peptide chain release factor N(5)-glutamine methyltransferase yields the protein MGEKHLIVSGLQLWQWRNAALEAAIATNVPTMEVDWLLLEVAGLDRLALRLESFKNWPQIQLQLPLEKLDQLWQRRLNDRLPVQYIAGVTPWRNFQIAVSSAVLIPRPETESLIDLALAAASGVSGHWADLGTGSGAIAIGLADVLPKATIHAVDYSLEALAIAQTNADNLGFADRIKFYQGSWWEPLAFLKGQFSGMVSNPPYIPTSTLPTLQPEVVNHEPHLALDGGGDGLDCIRHLIESSPSYLQSGGVWLIEMMAGQADAVRELLQNQGSYCKIQIHADLAGIERFALAYKS from the coding sequence ATGGGGGAGAAGCATCTGATAGTTTCTGGTTTACAACTTTGGCAGTGGCGAAATGCAGCCCTTGAAGCAGCGATCGCCACTAATGTCCCAACAATGGAGGTAGATTGGCTACTCTTAGAAGTTGCTGGGTTAGACCGCTTGGCACTGCGTTTGGAGTCTTTTAAAAACTGGCCGCAAATTCAGCTGCAATTACCTCTCGAAAAGTTAGACCAGCTATGGCAAAGGCGATTAAACGATCGCTTACCAGTGCAGTATATTGCCGGAGTGACACCTTGGCGTAACTTTCAAATTGCGGTGTCAAGTGCCGTTTTGATTCCCAGACCAGAGACAGAGAGCTTAATTGATTTAGCTTTAGCAGCAGCTAGCGGTGTATCAGGACATTGGGCAGATTTAGGTACTGGCAGTGGAGCGATCGCCATCGGATTAGCAGATGTCTTGCCAAAAGCAACAATTCATGCAGTTGATTATAGTTTAGAAGCCCTAGCGATCGCCCAAACCAACGCCGATAATTTGGGTTTTGCTGACCGGATTAAATTTTATCAAGGTTCTTGGTGGGAGCCACTAGCATTTCTCAAAGGTCAGTTTAGTGGTATGGTATCGAACCCTCCTTATATACCCACCAGCACCTTACCTACACTGCAACCAGAAGTAGTTAACCATGAACCACATCTAGCTTTGGATGGTGGCGGTGATGGCTTAGATTGCATTCGCCATTTGATAGAAAGTTCTCCCAGTTATTTACAATCTGGCGGTGTATGGTTAATTGAGATGATGGCAGGGCAGGCGGATGCAGTGCGAGAACTTTTGCAAAATCAAGGTAGCTATTGTAAGATTCAAATTCACGCTGATTTAGCTGGAATTGAACGCTTTGCCCTGGCCTACAAAAGTTAG
- a CDS encoding L-threonylcarbamoyladenylate synthase produces MTQVSLTNLIAGAQAGLLVSFPTDTVPALAAIPEKAGLIFTAKQRSQDKPLILMAASAEDLWLYVKGSENEYKVWQELVEKHWPGGLTLVLPASERLPKVMNPIDPTTIGIRVPNSAIARTILAQTGPLATTSANFSGQPPLQTMAQIETQFPQVLTLTTTECQGETAAMGIPSTVAKWTGINWQILRQGAIKLDISSDNQI; encoded by the coding sequence ATGACACAAGTTTCTTTAACAAATCTAATAGCTGGCGCACAGGCTGGTCTTTTGGTAAGCTTTCCTACTGATACTGTTCCTGCACTTGCGGCGATACCAGAAAAAGCTGGGTTAATTTTTACGGCGAAGCAACGCAGTCAAGACAAACCTTTAATTTTGATGGCTGCTAGTGCTGAAGATTTGTGGCTCTATGTTAAAGGTAGTGAAAACGAGTATAAAGTTTGGCAAGAACTAGTTGAGAAACATTGGCCAGGAGGGCTGACATTAGTTTTGCCAGCAAGTGAACGATTGCCAAAAGTTATGAACCCTATCGATCCAACGACAATTGGTATTCGAGTCCCGAACAGTGCGATCGCTCGAACTATTTTGGCGCAAACAGGCCCCCTTGCTACCACTAGCGCTAATTTTTCCGGTCAGCCACCTTTGCAAACGATGGCACAAATTGAGACTCAGTTTCCCCAGGTTTTGACTCTAACAACGACAGAATGTCAGGGTGAAACAGCAGCAATGGGTATACCTTCCACCGTTGCGAAATGGACAGGCATAAATTGGCAGATTTTACGACAAGGTGCGATAAAGTTAGATATTTCGAGTGATAACCAAATATAG
- a CDS encoding sensor histidine kinase KdpD, giving the protein MNWSNWIYLGAGLALGIIFYRLFVLWLRPPQASANVSSSSSLIAPLEQEEMPPISQQLQQTQLAYFMAREMSQFKAGFLARTTHELRSPLNGLIGLHQLILSDLCEDPAEEREFIGQAHERTLKLLKLIDEILTVARTEHGTNKLDIQPRPLAQILEDVHKLTYMLAANRNFPLQLLPADPEIYVLADYLWLRQILISLIDTAITQMEEGSICISSNILPTNNFVTIWLDVPTHAIPSSEPIDLLKSDEQQIQIDQKAALSPGMRLLINQTLVEVMGGKLEILPSTIAKEPHQEITRLQISIPLVIPEAELL; this is encoded by the coding sequence ATGAATTGGAGCAACTGGATATATCTAGGAGCAGGACTCGCACTAGGTATAATTTTCTATCGGTTATTTGTGCTATGGCTACGCCCGCCGCAGGCATCAGCAAATGTTTCATCTAGCTCATCCCTAATAGCGCCATTAGAGCAAGAGGAGATGCCACCGATATCACAACAGCTACAGCAAACGCAGTTGGCATACTTTATGGCAAGGGAAATGAGCCAGTTTAAAGCTGGTTTTTTGGCACGAACTACCCATGAATTGCGATCGCCTCTCAATGGTTTGATTGGCTTACATCAATTAATTTTGTCAGATTTATGTGAAGATCCGGCTGAAGAACGAGAATTTATTGGCCAAGCTCACGAACGAACGCTGAAGCTACTCAAGCTGATAGATGAAATTCTCACCGTTGCGAGAACGGAACACGGTACTAATAAATTAGATATTCAGCCTCGACCGTTAGCGCAAATTTTGGAAGATGTTCATAAATTAACTTATATGCTGGCGGCTAATCGCAATTTTCCCTTGCAATTGTTACCCGCCGATCCAGAAATTTATGTTTTAGCAGATTATCTCTGGCTCCGCCAAATATTGATTAGTTTAATAGACACTGCCATTACTCAAATGGAGGAAGGCAGTATTTGTATTTCTAGCAATATCTTACCTACAAATAATTTTGTAACAATTTGGCTGGATGTTCCAACTCATGCCATACCCTCGAGCGAGCCGATTGATTTGCTCAAATCTGACGAGCAGCAGATCCAGATTGATCAAAAGGCTGCTCTTTCTCCAGGAATGAGGTTATTAATCAATCAGACTTTAGTGGAAGTTATGGGAGGAAAGTTAGAAATTTTGCCTTCGACCATTGCCAAGGAACCACATCAGGAGATTACCAGACTACAAATCTCTATCCCCCTAGTGATTCCTGAAGCTGAACTTCTGTAG
- a CDS encoding GNAT family N-acetyltransferase, with amino-acid sequence MNESQIQFSERKSEIDLYQLQELLNVSAFWAKGRSIEDLGIAIANSEPVIYVSDSDRLIGFARATSDGIYRATIWDVVIHPEYQSSGLGSKLLETVLCHPRMRWVERVYLMTTHQQGFYEKMGFQTNTTTTMVLHNLANHVFVAATEVQLQESLGG; translated from the coding sequence ATGAACGAGTCTCAGATTCAATTTAGCGAACGCAAATCTGAAATTGACCTTTACCAACTCCAAGAACTGTTAAACGTTTCAGCTTTCTGGGCAAAGGGACGCAGTATTGAAGATTTAGGTATAGCCATTGCCAATAGTGAACCAGTGATTTATGTCTCGGATAGCGATCGACTTATTGGCTTTGCTAGAGCAACATCTGATGGCATATATCGCGCCACAATTTGGGATGTTGTCATTCATCCAGAGTATCAAAGTAGTGGGTTGGGAAGCAAGTTATTAGAAACCGTTTTGTGTCATCCCCGCATGAGGTGGGTTGAGCGCGTTTATCTGATGACTACTCACCAGCAGGGCTTCTACGAAAAGATGGGTTTTCAAACCAACACCACCACTACAATGGTGCTACACAACCTAGCTAACCATGTTTTTGTTGCTGCTACAGAAGTTCAGCTTCAGGAATCACTAGGGGGATAG